A genomic window from Microbacterium sp. ET2 includes:
- a CDS encoding DUF6412 domain-containing protein: protein MIDAVASFLQVLLTLSGVIALSPSDSAAVWLLAAASALLVALLLTTSSLPPRGASRNRAERAIGVSASVAQSDPDAAGHTRSRAPGAAASAA, encoded by the coding sequence ATGATCGACGCGGTGGCCTCCTTCCTCCAGGTGCTCTTGACGCTCTCGGGCGTGATCGCGCTGAGTCCGTCCGACTCTGCGGCCGTCTGGCTCCTCGCTGCCGCGTCGGCGCTGCTCGTCGCCCTTCTGCTCACGACCTCGTCGCTGCCGCCCCGCGGCGCCTCGCGCAACCGGGCAGAGCGTGCCATCGGCGTATCCGCGTCGGTGGCCCAGAGCGATCCGGATGCCGCGGGGCACACCCGTTCGCGCGCCCCAGGGGCCGCGGCTTCGGCCGCGTAG
- a CDS encoding YidC/Oxa1 family membrane protein insertase has translation MDPLSFPPIAATLDAAYALLMGLADFLQPVAGAASAALAIVVLTLLVRTILIPTGIAQARAEQTRARLAPKLRALQRRYKNDRERMSRETMRLYADEKASPFAGCAPVLVQAPIVGVVYALFLHPVIAGHANALLTEQLFGVALGASLVGSMSSGTVTAPVALVFGVVLVLILLVAEVTRRLFRPEVEASEGVPGGEAITRMAGFLQYGTAVVALFVPLAAALYLLVTVAWTLVQRCVLRRRFPVEPATST, from the coding sequence GTGGACCCTCTCTCCTTCCCTCCGATCGCGGCCACCCTCGACGCGGCGTACGCGCTTCTCATGGGACTCGCTGACTTCCTGCAACCGGTTGCCGGCGCGGCATCCGCGGCTCTCGCCATCGTCGTGCTGACCCTGCTCGTTCGCACCATCCTCATCCCCACCGGCATCGCGCAGGCGCGGGCCGAACAGACGCGGGCGCGGTTGGCGCCGAAACTCCGGGCGCTCCAGCGCCGATACAAGAACGATCGAGAGCGGATGTCGCGCGAGACGATGAGGCTCTACGCCGACGAGAAGGCCTCGCCCTTCGCCGGCTGCGCCCCTGTGCTCGTGCAGGCGCCGATCGTCGGTGTCGTCTACGCGCTGTTCCTCCACCCGGTGATCGCGGGGCACGCGAACGCTCTTCTGACCGAGCAGCTGTTCGGCGTAGCCCTCGGTGCGAGCCTGGTGGGATCGATGTCGAGCGGCACGGTCACGGCGCCGGTCGCCCTCGTCTTCGGAGTCGTACTCGTGCTGATCCTTCTCGTCGCCGAGGTCACGCGGCGGCTCTTCCGGCCCGAAGTCGAGGCGTCGGAGGGAGTTCCCGGTGGCGAGGCGATCACGCGGATGGCGGGCTTCCTGCAATACGGAACCGCCGTGGTCGCGCTCTTCGTCCCCCTCGCCGCGGCGCTCTACCTCCTCGTCACGGTCGCGTGGACGCTCGTGCAGCGATGTGTGCTGCGTCGGCGGTTTCCGGTTGAGCCGGCAACAAGCACCTGA
- a CDS encoding GNAT family N-acetyltransferase produces MQYDVDDDPRRIQPDAVWAWLSTEAYWGRQRTRADVETQIAGAWRVVGAYRTDTGEQVGFARAVSNGVTFAYLADVYVTAPHRGHGLGKRILEQMIDDGPGRDFRWVLFTGDAHGLYAEFGFETPDTTAMVRPARGSQESPASPGSGASCALGSDAQRGLPAT; encoded by the coding sequence ATGCAGTACGACGTCGATGACGATCCCCGGCGGATCCAACCGGATGCCGTCTGGGCGTGGCTCTCCACAGAGGCGTACTGGGGGCGGCAGCGCACCCGCGCCGATGTCGAGACGCAGATCGCCGGCGCCTGGCGCGTCGTCGGGGCGTATCGCACCGACACCGGTGAGCAGGTGGGCTTCGCCCGCGCCGTATCCAACGGGGTCACCTTCGCCTATCTCGCCGACGTGTACGTGACCGCGCCGCATCGCGGCCATGGGCTCGGCAAGCGGATCCTCGAGCAGATGATCGACGACGGACCGGGAAGGGACTTCCGGTGGGTTCTCTTCACCGGCGACGCGCATGGGCTCTACGCGGAGTTCGGCTTCGAGACCCCCGACACCACCGCCATGGTCAGACCGGCGCGAGGAAGCCAGGAGAGTCCAGCGTCTCCAGGTAGCGGCGCGTCATGTGCGCTTGGAAGCGACGCGCAACGGGGCCTCCCAGCCACGTGA
- a CDS encoding GNAT family N-acetyltransferase — MSALRLAELDTDNLGAAVQIPPKVGDRAYVAPVVYSIAEAYVTPTAWPRVVMDGDAVVGFVMANWDPENEIPAFRGGIWRLNVADEAKGRGVGRFAVEEVAAEARRRGFDEITVLWDPAPDGPEGFYLRVGFEKTGELFGETVGMRKV; from the coding sequence ATGAGTGCTCTTCGACTGGCAGAACTCGATACGGACAACCTCGGAGCGGCGGTGCAGATCCCGCCGAAGGTGGGCGACAGGGCGTACGTCGCGCCCGTCGTCTACTCCATCGCCGAGGCGTACGTCACCCCGACAGCCTGGCCGCGGGTCGTGATGGATGGCGACGCCGTCGTCGGTTTCGTGATGGCCAATTGGGATCCTGAGAACGAGATCCCCGCGTTTCGTGGCGGCATCTGGCGTCTCAACGTCGCCGACGAGGCGAAGGGCCGCGGGGTCGGACGCTTCGCCGTCGAGGAGGTCGCAGCGGAAGCGCGGCGCCGCGGCTTCGACGAGATCACGGTGCTCTGGGACCCTGCGCCCGACGGCCCGGAAGGGTTCTATCTTCGCGTCGGCTTCGAGAAGACCGGTGAGCTGTTCGGTGAGACCGTCGGCATGCGGAAGGTGTGA
- a CDS encoding NAD(+) synthase, whose product MSLPFESAYRHGFARAAACTIPVAIADPATNAAAVLETARELDEDAVAVAVFPELCLTGYAIDDLFLQDAVLDGVVTAVEGLVAASENLMPVLVIGAPLRHRNRLYNCAVVIHRGELLGVAPKSYLPTYREFYERRWFAPGDDQRGEDIQVGSLQAPFGPDLLFEALDVPDLVIHAEVCEDVWVPIPPSSSAALAGATVLLNLSGSPITIARAEDRKDLCKSQSLRCLAGYVYAAAGMGESTNDLSWDGQTMIYEGGNLLAETERFPDGPRHAVADIDLDRLRQDRMRQGTFDDNRRTLHADAMFRTVHFRLDPPARDIGLRRMLDRFPFVPDDPARLAQDCYEAFNIQVSGLEQRMRAIGGPKAVIGVSGGLDSTHALLVVARAMDRMGRPRSDILAYTMPGFATSDHTKSNAIALAEAIGASIETIDIRPAATEILKGIDHPFSGGEPVYDVTFENVQAGIRTDFLFRLANQNGGIVIGTSDLSELALGWATYGVGDQMSHYAVNAGVPKTLIQHLIRWVISRPETEGGSTELSDRAVEVLQSVLDTEISPELVPAGEDGEIQSTESKIGPYSLNDFTLFHVLRYGLRPSKVAFLAERAWRDPDAGAWPPGFPVDDRYAYELPEIVRWLRNFLQRYFAFAQFKRSAIPNGPKVSPAGSLSPRGDWRAPSDGNAAAWLAELEAALPEFAGD is encoded by the coding sequence ATGAGCCTGCCGTTCGAGAGCGCCTACCGCCACGGCTTCGCACGCGCCGCGGCCTGCACCATCCCTGTCGCGATCGCCGACCCCGCGACGAACGCCGCCGCCGTGCTCGAGACCGCGCGCGAACTCGACGAGGACGCCGTCGCCGTCGCGGTCTTCCCCGAGCTCTGCCTCACCGGGTACGCCATCGACGATCTGTTCCTTCAAGACGCGGTGCTCGACGGGGTCGTCACCGCTGTAGAAGGGCTCGTCGCGGCATCCGAAAATCTCATGCCCGTGCTCGTCATCGGCGCGCCGCTTCGGCACCGCAACCGCCTCTACAACTGCGCGGTCGTGATCCACCGGGGCGAACTGCTCGGTGTCGCGCCGAAGTCGTATCTGCCGACGTACCGCGAGTTCTACGAGCGGCGCTGGTTCGCGCCGGGAGACGACCAGCGCGGCGAAGACATCCAGGTCGGTTCGCTCCAGGCGCCCTTCGGGCCCGACCTGCTCTTCGAAGCGCTCGACGTACCCGACCTCGTCATCCACGCCGAGGTCTGCGAAGACGTGTGGGTGCCCATTCCGCCATCGTCGTCGGCCGCGCTCGCGGGGGCCACGGTGCTCCTCAACCTGTCGGGGAGCCCGATCACGATCGCGCGCGCGGAAGACCGCAAGGACCTCTGCAAATCACAGTCTCTGCGGTGCCTCGCCGGCTATGTGTATGCCGCGGCCGGCATGGGTGAGTCGACGAACGACCTGTCGTGGGACGGTCAGACGATGATCTACGAGGGCGGCAACCTGCTCGCCGAGACCGAGCGTTTCCCCGACGGACCGCGGCATGCGGTCGCCGACATCGACCTCGACCGGCTCCGCCAGGACCGGATGCGACAGGGCACCTTCGACGACAACCGACGCACCCTGCACGCCGATGCGATGTTCCGCACCGTGCACTTCCGCCTCGACCCACCCGCGCGTGACATCGGCCTGCGACGCATGCTCGACCGCTTCCCGTTCGTGCCCGACGACCCCGCGCGTCTCGCCCAGGACTGCTACGAAGCATTCAACATCCAGGTCTCGGGTCTCGAGCAGCGGATGCGCGCGATCGGCGGGCCGAAGGCGGTCATCGGCGTGAGCGGGGGGCTCGATTCCACGCACGCGCTCCTCGTCGTGGCGCGGGCGATGGATCGGATGGGACGCCCGCGCAGCGACATCCTCGCCTACACGATGCCGGGGTTCGCGACATCGGATCACACGAAGTCGAACGCCATCGCCCTCGCTGAGGCCATCGGCGCGTCGATCGAGACGATCGACATCCGGCCCGCGGCGACCGAGATCCTGAAGGGCATCGACCACCCGTTCTCGGGCGGCGAGCCCGTCTACGACGTGACGTTCGAGAACGTGCAGGCCGGTATCCGCACCGACTTCCTCTTCCGCCTGGCCAACCAGAACGGCGGCATCGTCATCGGCACCTCCGACCTCTCCGAGCTGGCGCTCGGGTGGGCGACGTACGGCGTGGGCGACCAGATGAGCCACTATGCCGTGAATGCCGGTGTGCCCAAGACGCTCATCCAGCACCTCATCCGCTGGGTGATCTCGCGGCCCGAGACGGAGGGCGGGTCGACCGAGCTGTCCGACCGGGCGGTCGAGGTGCTGCAGTCGGTTCTCGACACCGAGATCAGCCCTGAGCTCGTTCCGGCGGGCGAAGACGGCGAGATCCAGTCGACCGAGAGCAAGATCGGCCCCTACTCGCTCAACGACTTCACGCTGTTCCACGTGCTGCGCTACGGCCTCCGGCCGTCGAAGGTCGCCTTCCTCGCGGAGCGCGCGTGGAGAGATCCGGATGCCGGGGCGTGGCCCCCCGGCTTCCCGGTCGATGACCGCTACGCCTACGAGCTTCCCGAGATCGTGCGGTGGCTGCGGAACTTCCTGCAGCGCTACTTCGCGTTCGCCCAGTTCAAGCGCTCGGCGATCCCGAACGGCCCGAAGGTCTCCCCCGCCGGGTCGCTCTCACCACGGGGTGATTGGCGCGCGCCGTCGGACGGCAACGCGGCGGCATGGCTCGC